From a single Populus trichocarpa isolate Nisqually-1 chromosome 17, P.trichocarpa_v4.1, whole genome shotgun sequence genomic region:
- the LOC7482455 gene encoding probable WRKY transcription factor 72 produces the protein MSSSGGAAIEERAVQFGLTSREDSGSSQEAKKEEVIESAKSEMGDVREENHRLKMMLERIEKDYQSLQLRFFDILQHETSSKQSTDSAPSHDETEESNELVSLCLGRSPSEPKKEEKSTNSAKSRENEELKANLTLGLDSKILTSTETASNPSPAESVEEPKEEAGETWPPSKIIPKRNGDHDEAAQQSQAKRARVCVRTRCETPTMNDGCQWRKYGQKISKGNPCPRAYYRCTVAPLCPVRKQVQRCAEDTSILITTYEGTHNHPLPVSATAMASTTSAAASMLLSGSSTSQQGLGSHINATSARTELNGVSFSLHDHLRAKQIYFPNSSSPTFPTITLDLTTSPSTSTTPFGRFSSSFSSTSRYPSTSLNFSSTEPNSLPPIWGNGLHNYGTRSYNHQQLYQSFMEKNHQAAASQQVLTDTLTKAITSDPSFRTVIATAISSMIGGGGSAIANNRNQRAGDQNCFGQNLNFGETMTTSAFSINSLSQNGKGCASSCFNGLSSSTSQKGSSQLQPALPFSVFNSASMPNNDNEEHKS, from the exons ATGTCAAGTTCCGGTGGTGCAGCTATAGAAGAAAGGGCGGTGCAATTTGGATTGACTAGCCGTGAAGATTCAGGCAGCAGTCAAGAGGCTAAGAAG GAGGAAGTAATTGAATCTGCCAAAAGCGAAATGGGTGATGTGAGAGAAGAAAATCACAGATTAAAGATGATGCTGGAGCGAATTGAGAAAGATTACCAGTCTCTCCAGTTGCGCTTTTTCGACATTCTTCAGCACGAAACTAGTTCTAAGCAATCTACAGATTCAGCCCCATCCCATGATGAAACTGAAGAATCTAATGAGCTGGTGTCACTTTGCCTTGGAAGAAGTCCAAGCGAGcctaaaaaggaagaaaagtctACAAACTCTGCCAAAAGTAGGGAAAATGAAGAGTTGAAGGCTAACTTGACTCTTGGATTGGATTCCAAGATTCTGACATCCACAGAAACTGCGTCAAATCCAAGCCCCGCAGAAAGTGTAGAAGAACCGAAGGAAGAAGCTGGAGAAACATGGCCACCAAGCAAGATTATTCCAAAAAGAAATGGAGATCATGATGAGGCTGCACAACAAAGTCAAGCGAAAAGAGCCAGGGTTTGTGTGAGAACAAGATGTGAGACACCCACA ATGAATGATGGATGCCAGTGGAGGAAATATGGACAGAAAATTTCCAAAGGAAATCCATGCCCACGAGCATATTATCGTTGCACTGTTGCACCATTATGTCCAGTAAGAAAACAG GTGCAAAGATGTGCTGAGGACACGTCGATCTTGATCACTACCTATGAAGGAACACATAACCACCCACTTCCAGTTTCAGCCACAGCCATGGCTTCTACCACCTCGGCAGCTGCTTCGATGTTATTATCTGGCTCTTCAACCTCTCAGCAAGGCCTTGGTTCCCATATCAATGCGACCTCTGCTCGTACTGAACTCAACGGAGTAAGCTTCAGTCTTCACGATCATTTGAGAGCAAAGCAAATCTACTTTCCAAATTCTTCCTCGCCAACGTTCCCAACAATTACTTTAGACCTTACCACCTCTCCCTCTACTTCAACTACTCCTTTCGGTAGGTTCTCTTCAAGCTTCAGTTCAACCTCAAGATATCCCTCAACAAGTCTTAACTTTTCTTCCACCGAACCCAACTCTCTACCCCCAATATGGGGAAACGGGCTCCATAATTATGGCACACGATCCTATAATCATCAACAATTATATCAATCATTCATGGAGAAGAACCACCAGGCCGCAGCTTCTCAACAGGTTTTAACAGATACCTTAACAAAGGCAATAACGTCGGATCCAAGTTTTCGAACAGTAATCGCCACGGCTATTTCATCAATGATTGGAGGTGGAGGTAGTGCAATTGCAAACAATAGAAACCAAAGGGCCGGGGATCAGAATTGTTTTGGGCAGAACTTGAACTTTGGCGAGACCATGACTACATCGGCATTCTCCATCAATTCATTGTCCCAGAACGGGAAAGGATGTGCATCAAGCTGTTTCAATGGATTGTCATCTTCGACATCTCAGAAGGGAAGCAGTCAGCTTCAACCGGCATTGCCATTTTCTGTATTTAACAGTGCCTCTATGCCTAATAATGACAATGAGGAACACAAGAGTTAA
- the LOC7482456 gene encoding protein IQ-DOMAIN 31 yields MGKSAGNWIKTVIFRKKSYKSSFSNRAAVKEAFAISKGSTGDLTLSPPVISDPLSHVSDKNDTEETMGLDFPDTSEDIRQEQAATEVQAAFRGYLARRSFHVLKGIIRLQALFRGHLVRRQAVATLHCLQGIVKLQALIRGRGVRVLDNGQEALTKGSPGRFLDDAKQVHPFELDTTTRPEKLYTNAFICKLLASSSTAMPLNLHYDVVEQNSAWNWLERWSKFLFQESFPQKKRVLDTRSSLKQPSTQSMHNDGRQKRGVWRIPAANADNNSLRSVTEFGKPKNNMRKPWSNQTKSAQENPPSELERVRKSLRKISASSPGAPDGSETVTEKPKLSPIKVPGSPTRDVLMNITDNPSNKTSDPMVSLTKDIEKVETETSPKPLTTKETVSLQNEKLPNAQFNHLESSADNIHVVVEDINSKEECSKDSKTTRRRRSSTKQEYQESVSQNATTVPSYMAATESAKAKLRGQGSPRIVQDGVEFFLIRTHSLPASKGGELKLVSPQTQRKVNTNNKGRSRVDRLLFSTKDGNEKVSQPAWKR; encoded by the exons AAATCGGCAGGAAATTGGATCAAGACTGTAATCTTTAGGAAGAAATCATATAAATCTAGCTTTTCAAAT AGAGCTGCAGTGAAGGAGGCATTTGCTATTTCTAAAGGATCAACTGGTGACTTGACATTGAGTCCTCCTGTAATCTCAGATCCACTATCTCACGTGTCAGATAAAAATG ATACAGAAGAAACTATGGGGTTGGATTTTCCAGACACTTCAGAGGACATCAGGCAAGAGCAAGCTGCCACAGAGGTTCAGGCTGCTTTCAGGGGCTATTTG GCTCGCAGGTCATTTCATGTCCTCAAGGGTATCATAAGACTTCAAGCACTCTTTCGTGGACACTTGGTAAGGAGACAAGCTGTTGCTACTTTGCACTGCTTGCAAGGGATTGTTAAGTTGCAGGCTCTAATTCGGGGACGAGGGGTTAGAGTTCTGGATAATGGGCAGGAAGCACTCACAAAGGGAAGTCCAGGAAGGTTTCTG GATGATGCTAAGCAAGTTCATCCATTTGAATTAGATACAACAACCAGGCCTGAGAAGCTATATACAAATGCTTTTATCTGTAAG CTTCTAGCTTCATCATCCACTGCTATGCCCCTGAACCTCCATTATGATGTGGTCGAACAAAACTCAGCTTGGAACTGGCTAGAACGGTGGTCAAAATTCCTTTTCCAGGAATCATTTCCGCAGAAAAAGCGGGTTCTTGACACAAGGTCTAGTTTAAAGCAGCCCAGCACTCAAAGCATGCATAACGATGGCAGGCAGAAACGAGGTGTGTGGAGGATTCCTGCTGCCAATGCTGACAATAACTCATTGCGTTCTGTTACTGAGTTTGGAAAGCCTAAGAACAACATGAGAAAACCTTGGAGTAATCAAACAAAATCAGCACAGGAAAACCCTCCAAGTGAACTTGAGAGGGTAAGGAAAAGTTTGAGGAAAATCTCTGCATCCAGCCCAGGGGCTCCTGATGGCTCAGAAACCGTGACTGAAAAGCCAAAGCTAAGCCCAATAAAGGTGCCAGGATCTCCTACTCGTGATGTTCTCATGAATATCACAGATAATCCTTCGAATAAGACGAGTGATCCCATGGTTTCATTGACAAAAGATATAGAAAAAGTTGAGACAGAAACTTCTCCTAAACCATTGACAACGAAGGAGACGGTTAGTTTGCAGAATGAGAAGCTGCCCAATGCTCAGTTTAATCATCTGGAAAGTAGTGCTGATAACATTCACGTGGTGGTTGAGGATATAAATTCCAAGGAGGAATGTAGCAAGGATAGTAAGACAACTAGGAGGAGAAGATCTTCAACAAAACAGGAATATCAAGAGAGTGTCTCACAGAACGCAACAACAGTTCCAAGCTATATGGCGGCAACTGAATCTGCAAAAGCAAAACTTAGAGGACAAGGATCTCCAAGGATTGTTCAAGAtggggttgaattttttttgatccGGACGCATTCTCTTCCAGCCAGCAAGGGTGGCGAATTGAAATTAGTGTCACCCCAGACACAGAGGAAAGTTAATACAAACAACAAGGGCAGAAGCAGAGTTGACAGATTATTGTTTTCCACTAAAGATGGTAATG AGAAGGTGAGCCAGCCAGCATGGAAGAGGTAA